A stretch of the Desulfobulbaceae bacterium genome encodes the following:
- a CDS encoding DUF3786 domain-containing protein: MPKLSPLDLVKRTPMTNCRQCGFPTCLAFGAAVVKTGVSPGQCPFINLSGIDITTDISFIKDQKIKDLDFIASLKEKIRPLHFEEIAPHLGATFSADCNGKLIFHYLGQEVSLSKSTLTIDGQEPDDPRDQILLYNYVASGGNHLPAHDWVGMESLPNSISKIKTLATYCEDRLARLFHDQSAPHIMAGITAVGGTATDGEGATLAAIILVLPMIPQFVLYWEESLEDHFPAQVKVLFDRHVLSYLDLESLVFSSERLADRMTSLLKSQVLI; encoded by the coding sequence ATGCCTAAACTCTCTCCCCTTGATCTTGTCAAACGTACTCCGATGACCAATTGCCGACAATGCGGGTTCCCCACTTGTCTGGCCTTTGGCGCAGCTGTTGTGAAGACCGGGGTCAGCCCTGGCCAGTGTCCGTTTATTAATCTCTCAGGGATTGACATCACCACCGACATTTCCTTTATTAAAGATCAAAAAATTAAGGATCTTGATTTTATTGCCTCGCTGAAAGAGAAAATCAGACCGTTACATTTTGAGGAGATCGCGCCCCACCTTGGGGCCACATTCAGCGCTGACTGTAACGGAAAGCTTATCTTCCATTACCTGGGACAAGAGGTGAGCCTATCAAAGTCAACCTTGACCATTGATGGTCAAGAACCGGATGACCCCAGAGATCAGATTCTTCTCTACAATTATGTCGCAAGTGGCGGGAATCATCTCCCTGCTCACGACTGGGTAGGCATGGAAAGTCTGCCTAATTCAATATCCAAAATCAAGACATTAGCAACCTACTGTGAAGATCGACTGGCTCGGCTCTTCCACGATCAGTCAGCGCCACATATTATGGCAGGCATTACCGCTGTCGGTGGCACAGCGACCGACGGTGAGGGAGCAACGCTTGCCGCGATCATCTTAGTCCTGCCCATGATTCCACAGTTCGTCCTCTACTGGGAGGAATCTTTGGAAGATCATTTTCCGGCCCAGGTCAAGGTCCTCTTCGATCGCCACGTCCTCTCTTATCTCGATCTGGAATCACTGGTCTTTTCTTCAGAACGCTTGGCAGACCGAATGACTTCCCTTCTGAAATCTCAAGTTTTGATATGA
- a CDS encoding serine/threonine-protein phosphatase, with protein MTWNFLKHLFCPCRCPVALFGRTDTGKTRPNNEDSFSILPHNNLMMVADGMGGHNAGEIASRTAIKSMIQVLVPDALNQASNNQNEIRHLLIHGLCKVNEQVIDKAREDQAYSGMGCTFILGYVNKGLFYTCHVGDVRAYLLTKDLRQLTQDHTYVAEIARGDLSKTQSSDSAKVTRHVVSRAVGFPFPEDPDCTITPVAKGDRILLCSDGLWSMLPDARLESILRQASTPEEACDTLIAEANKAGGKDNITAVVGFV; from the coding sequence ATGACCTGGAATTTCCTTAAACACCTTTTCTGTCCCTGTAGATGCCCTGTAGCCCTGTTTGGCCGCACCGATACCGGAAAAACACGTCCAAACAACGAAGACAGCTTTTCCATCCTGCCTCACAATAACCTGATGATGGTTGCTGATGGAATGGGTGGACATAATGCCGGTGAAATTGCCAGTCGCACAGCAATCAAATCCATGATTCAGGTATTGGTCCCTGATGCCCTGAACCAAGCCTCAAACAACCAGAATGAAATTCGCCATCTCCTTATTCATGGCTTATGCAAAGTAAACGAGCAGGTCATTGACAAAGCACGTGAAGATCAAGCCTACTCCGGAATGGGTTGCACCTTCATTCTGGGTTATGTTAATAAGGGACTTTTCTATACCTGCCATGTCGGTGATGTTAGGGCATATCTTCTTACCAAAGATCTCCGTCAGCTTACCCAAGACCACACCTATGTCGCTGAAATCGCCAGAGGCGACCTGTCGAAAACTCAATCATCCGACAGCGCCAAAGTCACCAGGCATGTGGTGAGCCGAGCAGTTGGCTTTCCCTTCCCTGAAGACCCGGATTGCACAATTACCCCGGTAGCCAAGGGTGACCGCATCCTCCTCTGTTCAGACGGTCTCTGGTCCATGCTCCCTGACGCTCGCCTGGAATCTATCCTTCGGCAGGCATCAACGCCTGAGGAGGCTTGCGACACGCTCATAGCCGAAGCGAATAAGGCCGGGGGCAAGGATAATATCACCGCAGTGGTCGGCTTTGTCTGA
- a CDS encoding replication-associated recombination protein A — protein sequence MKSATVPLAERMRPQTLAEFIGQEHLIGKDKILGRLIEKRQLPSLLLWGPPGVGKTTLARLLASLSGANFVFFSAVMSGVKEVRKIVEESQILRDRDGTQTLLFVDEIHRFNKAQQDGFLPHVESGLLTLIGATTENPSFHVIAPLLSRCRVLILEPLSNDHLAAIIHQALSNRERGLGTINITVDDTALTHLVRMADGDARMALNSLEIATSLAESNETGGLTLTLATAEEAFQRRSLRYDKSGEEHYNLISALHKSLRDSDPDGSLYWLCRMLASGEEPLYIARRLIRFASEDIGNADPQALTIAINGRDSYQTLGTPEGELALAQVVIYLATAPKSNAVYAAYNQVMRDIRETGSLPVPLHIRNAPSKLMKEIGYGKGYQYAHDQPDGLVAQDHLPPELAGRRYYHPTNRGHEAIVKDRLTKWREILQKRENK from the coding sequence ATGAAGTCGGCTACCGTTCCTTTAGCCGAACGAATGCGCCCTCAGACTCTTGCCGAATTTATCGGCCAGGAGCACCTGATCGGCAAAGACAAGATCCTCGGACGTCTTATTGAGAAACGCCAACTACCATCCCTGCTGCTATGGGGGCCTCCCGGTGTCGGCAAGACGACCCTCGCTCGCCTGCTGGCGAGCTTAAGCGGAGCAAATTTCGTCTTCTTCTCGGCGGTAATGTCCGGGGTCAAAGAGGTCCGTAAAATTGTCGAAGAGAGCCAGATTCTCCGAGATCGGGACGGGACGCAGACCCTTCTCTTTGTCGATGAAATTCATCGTTTCAATAAGGCCCAACAGGATGGATTCCTTCCCCATGTTGAAAGTGGTCTTTTAACCTTGATTGGCGCCACCACTGAAAATCCGTCTTTTCATGTCATTGCCCCACTCCTTTCCCGTTGTCGGGTCCTGATCCTTGAGCCGCTCTCAAACGACCATCTCGCCGCAATTATTCATCAAGCGCTGAGTAATCGAGAACGAGGCTTGGGAACTATCAACATCACGGTAGATGATACGGCGCTTACCCACCTGGTACGGATGGCGGATGGTGATGCCCGCATGGCCTTAAACAGCCTTGAGATCGCAACTTCTCTGGCAGAAAGCAATGAAACCGGTGGCTTGACCCTGACCCTGGCCACGGCGGAAGAGGCCTTTCAACGCCGTAGTCTTCGCTATGACAAGAGCGGAGAAGAACATTACAACCTGATTTCCGCCCTGCACAAGAGTCTTCGTGACAGTGATCCAGACGGATCCCTCTACTGGTTATGCCGAATGCTGGCATCCGGTGAGGAACCGCTCTATATTGCCCGCCGGCTAATCCGTTTCGCCTCCGAGGATATCGGCAATGCCGATCCCCAGGCATTAACAATTGCCATTAATGGTCGCGACTCGTATCAAACACTCGGAACGCCGGAAGGTGAACTGGCCTTGGCCCAGGTTGTAATCTATCTGGCCACCGCCCCCAAGAGCAACGCGGTATATGCCGCCTACAATCAAGTAATGCGGGACATCCGGGAAACCGGGAGTCTGCCGGTGCCGCTCCACATCCGTAACGCGCCAAGCAAACTGATGAAGGAGATCGGATACGGCAAAGGCTATCAATACGCTCACGATCAACCGGATGGTCTGGTTGCCCAGGACCACCTTCCCCCGGAATTAGCGGGACGGAGGTATTACCATCCCACCAATCGCGGCCATGAGGCGATCGTCAAAGATCGGCTAACGAAATGGAGAGAAATATTGCAGAAAAGGGAAAATAAATAG